A single genomic interval of Zingiber officinale cultivar Zhangliang chromosome 4A, Zo_v1.1, whole genome shotgun sequence harbors:
- the LOC121969225 gene encoding probable staphylococcal-like nuclease CAN1, which yields MGNSLLKCLGGDCIDVEPQVVVVQVPVRDGVAALAQDLFTFEITSQVPQGLDQRVALSKKVLAIWYKQLLEAWKESKPTPKTQKAAASLIIQTLSRYNREEVERLLNYYDLPIPSSHEIPCAPSSSVSLPEGVQFVLFTLPVNAKDVGDGDGITAYVDTADPRESADVPAEVHEAVFQRIEARAARNFREADRLKKRISDAGYVFKNTGNGEEILARKYRIRLRGVDAPESQMPYGKEAKEELAKLVQGKCLRIDVYNIDQFGRHVGDIYCDGVFVQEKLLKRGFAWHFAKHDKRPEFAKWQQQARAEGRGLWALSNPEKPWEWRKSNPGWRQGNPPIEVY from the exons ATGGGGAACAGCTTGCTCAAGTGCCTCGGAGGGGATTGCATAGACGTTGAACCACAGGTTGTCGTCGTCCAAGTCCCGGTTCGAGATGGGGTCGCTGCTCTTGCTCAAGACCTCTTCACCTTTGAGATAACATCCCAG GTTCCCCAAGGACTAGACCAGCGCGTGGCTCTCTCCAAGAAGGTGCTGGCTATTTG GTATAAGCAACTATTAGAAGCATGGAAGGAATCCAAGCCAACACCAAAGACACAAAAAGCGGCAGCTAGTCTCATCATTCAAACACTAAGTAGATATAACCGAGAAGAAGTAGAG AGACTGCTTAATTACTATGATCTTCCTATTCCTTCATCCCACGAGATTCCTTGTGCGCCATCGTCATCAGTGTCGTTGCCCGAAGGAGTCCAGTTTGTGCTATTCACACTTCCT GTTAATGCTAAGGATGTAGGTGATGGGGATGGCATAACAGCATATGTGGACACTGCAGACCCAAGGGAATCAGCTGATGTCCCAGCAGAGGTCCATGAAGCCGTCTTTCAAAGGATCGAGGCTCGAGCAGCCCGGAATTTTAGAGAGGCAGATAGACTCAAGAAACGCATCTCCGACGCGGGATATGT ATTCAAAAATACTGGAAATGGCGAGGAGATCCTTGCTCGAAAATACAGAATCAGATTGAG GGGAGTTGATGCACCAGAGAGTCAAATGCCATATGGGAAGGAAGCCAAGGAAGAACTAGCTAAGCTCGTTCAAGGAAAATGTTTGAGGATCGATGTGTATAATATCGATCAGTTTGGTCGACATGTTGGAGATATCTACTGTGATGGAGTTTTCGTTCAGGAGAAGCTGCTAAAGAGAGGCTTTGCATGGCATTTCGCGAAACATGACAAACGCCCTGAATTCGCGAAG TGGCAGCAGCAAGCGCGTGCTGAAGGTAGAGGCCTTTGGGCTTTATCAAACCCTGAGAAACCATGGGAATGGAGAAAGAGTAATCCCGGGTGGAGACAAGGGAACCCTCCGATCGAAGTATATTGA
- the LOC121969224 gene encoding uncharacterized protein LOC121969224, producing the protein MVTVDANGDELESGDRIQIQAPPLEERLLAQSGTKFAWILDFFHRREEISISVPSPVAGVRRHLQFFRRINWASLLRTGKEWLKNPLHIALLLWLLCVAASVAMLGGLLLGLLNRVFPTKSLRNHWIEINNQFLNALFTLMSLYQHPNLFHHLFMLCRWSSEDVVELRKVYCKNGAYRPREWLHMLVLLLLLHLTCFAQYALCGLYWGYSSKSRPEALEASLFALGITAPVLAALYAVCSPLGRDCGGAAAPECDKPSKQGFKLLDQRIAEKNPQWNGALLDCRDDTSICCLSFFCTCCVFGWNMERLGMGNMYVHVSTFLVLCFAPFWIFNIAALNIHNYVIGDAIGIAGAVLCVFGLLYGGFWRIQMRKRFKLPGDGICWFSASIVDYAKWIFCWACALAQEVRTGNSYDVEEGSLFRKLTETDEEDSMSAPIQPVMRL; encoded by the coding sequence ATGGTGACTGTCGATGCCAATGGCGATGAACTAGAATCCGGTGACCGGATACAAATTCAGGCGCCGCCGCTGGAGGAAAGATTGCTGGCGCAGAGCGGCACGAAGTTCGCGTGGATTCTGGATTTCTTCCACCGGAGAGAGGAAATCTCCATTTCGGTGCCCTCGCCGGTCGCCGGAGTTCGGCGGCACCTTCAGTTCTTCAGAAGGATCAACTGGGCTTCCTTATTGAGGACCGGCAAGGAATGGCTGAAGAACCCATTGCACATCGCGCTCCTCCTCTGGCTGCTCTGCGTCGCCGCCTCCGTCGCCATGCTCGGCGGCCTCCTCCTCGGCCTGCTCAACCGCGTTTTCCCCACCAAGTCCCTCCGCAACCACTGGATCGAGATCAACAACCAATTCCTCAACGCGCTCTTCACCCTCATGAGCCTCTACCAGCACCCGAACCTCTTCCACCACTTGTTCATGCTCTGTAGATGGAGCTCCGAGGACGTGGTGGAGCTCAGGAAAGTTTACTGCAAGAACGGCGCCTACCGTCCCCGCGAATGGCTCCACATgctcgtcctcctcctcctcctccacctcaCTTGCTTCGCGCAGTACGCCCTGTGCGGCCTCTACTGGGGCTACTCCTCCAAATCGCGTCCCGAAGCTCTCGAGGCTTCGCTCTTCGCGCTGGGGATCACCGCGCCGGTTCTCGCAGCTCTGTACGCGGTTTGCAGTCCTCTCGGACGGGACTGCGGCGGCGCAGCCGCCCCTGAGTGCGACAAGCCCTCGAAGCAGGGCTTCAAGCTGCTCGATCAGAGAATTGCGGAGAAGAATCCACAGTGGAACGGCGCGCTGCTCGATTGCAGAGACGACACCTCCATCTGCTGCCTCTCCTTCTTCTGCACCTGCTGCGTGTTCGGCTGGAACATGGAGAGGCTCGGCATGGGGAACATGTACGTGCACGTCTCCACTTTTCTGGTGCTCTGCTTCGCTCCTTTCTGGATCTTCAACATCGCGGCGCTCAACATACACAACTACGTGATCGGCGACGCGATCGGGATCGCCGGCGCTGTGCTGTGCGTGTTCGGGTTGCTCTACGGCGGGTTCTGGAGGATCCAGATGAGGAAAAGATTCAAGCTCCCAGGGGATGGAATCTGCTGGTTCTCCGCTTCGATTGTGGATTACGCTAAGTGGATCTTCTGCTGGGCGTGCGCACTCGCGCAGGAGGTGAGAACCGGCAACTCCTACGATGTGGAAGAAGGAAGCCTCTTCAGGAAGCTGACGGAGACTGATGAAGAAGACTCCATGAGCGCACCAATTCAACCTGTGATGAGATTGTAA